The Poseidonibacter lekithochrous region TTATTAAATGCAAAACCTGAAAAGGCCAGCTTTACTGTAATACTTAGTACTATAGTTTCTGTTATTTATATTCCAGTAGTTTTAGCTTTATATGGAGGCTTTTAACTTGAGTAAATTTACTCAAGTTAATTAAAATTATCTTTGATTTTCTCTAGTAATTTACATACTAGTTCTTTTTCTTTTTTTGTGAAGTTTTCATAAGTAATATCTAGAAGTTTTTTTGAGATATTTCCCATTACTATTGGTTTAGTATCTAAACCTTTTTGTGTTAGTTTTACCATAGTACTTCTACTATCATTTTCATTTTTGAACTTTTCTAATAACTCTAACTTTTCTAGTTTATTTACTAAAGCAGTTACTGTTGACTTATCTTTGTTTATTGAAGCTGTTATTTTATTCATAGGAACACCATCTTCATGTTCGTATAAATGTACTAAAATATCACCATGAGAAGGGGCTAGCCCTTCTAAGTTGTG contains the following coding sequences:
- a CDS encoding MarR family winged helix-turn-helix transcriptional regulator — protein: MPNTNAIIATIASIHNSSNKLIVEELKKHNLEGLAPSHGDILVHLYEHEDGVPMNKITASINKDKSTVTALVNKLEKLELLEKFKNENDSRSTMVKLTQKGLDTKPIVMGNISKKLLDITYENFTKKEKELVCKLLEKIKDNFN